acgcgtttggtaaggatgcgtgactgtcagctagttaaataatcagtagctgatcagtcacacatactcacaggttttaaattataaataataagaaatacgcagCAAACAAGAGAAacaatactacaaataataataaataggggcgggacactccgccacagatgtGGATGAGAATTTATGGCCAAATGCTCAAGACAGGCTTGATGGACATTAACGTGTGCTAAACGTTATGTTTAATTTTCATTCAgttaatttgtttcatttaatttcttaCATTTGATTACAGACAGTACACCTATGTTGCAATtatatctgaaaaataaaatgtttttttgcatgaATGATTGTAGAGGATGTCTTCATTGATCACACCTTGGATACATATTGTGGAAATTATAGATTTTCTCTCAATTTTGTTGGGTAATATAAGTGTATTGCCTGTGAAAACTGTGTAATCTACtgtattttacagtactgtagcatATGACTTTCAGCACTTCTAAGGGTGATTTGAAACACGTATCTTGCATTGTTTGCTATTGGATTAACTGGTAGTTAAAACGACTAAATTGAAAAGAGATCATTATGTTATGTTTTGGTGATTAAACCAATGTTCTCATTACATTTCACAATAGACTTATATTTTGAATCAATGGTTGTGTGGTGAGAGATGTTTACAATCCAAATGAATGCACAATGACAGGTATTAAGTGAAAGACTGGCTGACCAGTTTGGAGTTTTGTACTAAGAGCTCTGAAAATGTACTACATACTTGTGAAAATAGTACCAAAGCGATTCaaaaaaactgtattattattattattattattattattattattattattattattattattattattattaatttatttatttatttatgtatttatttatttcttagcagacgcccttatccagggtgacttacagtcgtaaacaaaaatacatttcaagaatcacagtacaagtattaatacaattaagagcaagataaaatacaatgactttggttctagcaagtacaagtatgtgacaaaatatgattcaataacggagcagataacagtgtcagtgaaagttacatcaggatataattaaatacaaaatactacagattaagaAACACTTGTGACAGGTTACAGTACTCtacagtacaggattaaatgcagtaaaatagggaacagataagataagagcaagtaaagcgcatttaaagaAGAGTGATAGGTGTCCAGGGGAATAAGAGGAGTTTCTACaagtgctttctgaagaggtgagtcttgaggaggcgccggaatgtggtcagggactgggcagtcctgacatctgtaggaaggtcattccaccactgcggagcaagggtggagaaggagcgggctctggaggcaggggatcatagaggaggtagagccagtcttctaagaacataagaaaatttacaaacgagagagggccattcagcccacattgctcgtttggttgttagtagcttattgatcccagaatctcatcaagcagattcttgaaggatcccagggtgtcagcttcaacaacattactggggagttggttccagaccctcacaattctctgtgtaaaaaagtgtctgctattttctgttctgaatgcccctttatctaatctccatttgtgacccctggtccttgtttcttttttcaggtcaaaaaaagtctcctgggtcgacattgtccataccttttagaattatgaatgtttgaatcagatcgccgcttagtcttctttgttcaagactgaatagatttaattattttagcctgtctgcatacaacatgccttttaaacccgggataattctggttgctcttctttgcattctttctagagcagcaatatcctttttgtaacaaggtgaccagaaatgaacacaatattctaggtgaggtcttactaatgcattgtaaagttttaacattacttcccttgatttaaattcaacacttctcacaatatatctgagcatcttgttggccttttttatagcttccccacattgtgtagatgaagacatttctgagtcaacataaactcctaggtcatttTCATAGAAAATACAGTTTGCCACCTATCTAGTGTCGCAATGGTGTTTTGTGACCTGTTtttcccttttgaaaatcaggctttttgtgttcattttaacatATAAACTGTGTTGGAACATATTAGGAGAAACACAGGTATGTGTTGGAATATTTAATATACAGAATGTgcaaaaagcaacacaaaatgtGTCTAATGTGTAGTGCTTTTGCAGGCTGCATAAAGGTTGGGTTTCCAATCAAACTCATATTGCGTATCAATTTGAGTACAAAACACTCCAGCAAAAAAGTCCTGTACTTATTGTTGAATTTTAGCCAGCTCATTCCTATTTGATGTCACTCCTGTTCATATGATGTTCATGTGATCCATGTTAGAAACTTGTATACTCAACACAGTTATATCTATCTAATATTGGGTTTAAGCAGTGATGTATACAATGTATTAGTGTGGctcatattaataatatatacagcAGTGGCATGCGGGCATGGCTAGGGCTATTGAACTTACAAATATAAACCATCACAACCACAAGgattcatatactgtacagcactcGTGTGCGGTCAGGGCAAttccctgtacagtatatcaatcctTGTGGTTGTCTTGGTTTagatttgtttttgattttcacATCCAACACAAATTGGTCTCTACGTCTTTAATATTGGGGAAATATGGTGCTTTTGCTAGATGAATtctaaacacacaaaaatgtaTCAGAAAGCAGATTTTATTCAGAAGCTTTATGTTACTTTCATGAAATGTAACACTGGCCCGTAAACAGAGCCATCTCACttgtaggatttaaaaaaaagaaatcaatgcaTTTCTTAGGTGTAGGCATTCATGGGTTCCAGTTTAGAGTTAGAAAGGTACAAGATCATCATCCCGATGCTTGGAGGTCTGAATTCTTATCAAGACCGGTGGTTTTCCTTCATAAGGGAGAGGCTGGAAAACAAGGAGGTGCACATACTCCTCTCCTCCAACATGGACCTGGAAAACATATCCAAAAAAGTCAATCCCAGACTGGTGGCTAATAATGAGCACAAACTTCTTGGAGACTCTCAGGTTTAAGGCATTTCTACTCAGGAAGTGAATGAAAACGCACTTGTGAAGACGTTACTGTATGAGCAAATTCAggggaagaaaaaagaaaaggcatgTTTCTTAACCCTTTAAAGTAACAGATGAGAATAAAGGGTTATGCCTTACCTTAATTAAGTAATTCATACCCGCCACTACTTGAGACCTGAACTCCACGGCAGTGAATTCATCAAAATTCTTGCCAGCAAGTTCTTCTG
This genomic stretch from Acipenser ruthenus chromosome 48, fAciRut3.2 maternal haplotype, whole genome shotgun sequence harbors:
- the LOC117407822 gene encoding cystatin-A1-like, which translates into the protein MPVIPGGFSDPKTATEEEQLICNAVKNKAEELAGKNFDEFTAVEFRSQVVAGMNYLIKVHVGGEEYVHLLVFQPLPYEGKPPVLIRIQTSKHRDDDLVPF